The Ancylobacter sp. WKF20 genome contains a region encoding:
- the dapF gene encoding diaminopimelate epimerase, whose product MPALDNRPFVKMNGLGNEIVVLDLRDAPVAVPPEEARAIARPEVVPFDQMMALYPPKTPGTSAFVRIINSDGSESGACGNGTRCIALYEAGRTGVDHLVFESVVGPLDCRVSGATVTVDMGVPRFGWHDIPLAGPVDDTRAIELQAGPPEAPVLRGPSVANVGNPHAIFWVEDIDAIDLSHYGPELEHHPIFPERANISVAQLVGPDHIRLKVWERGVGLTRACGTAACATAVAAARSGITGRRVTITLPGGDLVIDWRADDHMLMTGPAEFEFEGRLTAAMLGATAG is encoded by the coding sequence ATGCCCGCGCTCGACAACCGCCCCTTCGTGAAGATGAACGGCCTCGGCAACGAGATCGTGGTGCTGGACCTGCGCGACGCGCCGGTCGCGGTGCCACCGGAGGAAGCGCGCGCCATCGCCCGGCCGGAGGTGGTGCCGTTCGACCAGATGATGGCGCTCTACCCGCCGAAGACGCCGGGCACGAGCGCCTTCGTGCGCATCATCAATTCGGACGGCTCGGAATCCGGCGCCTGCGGCAATGGCACGCGCTGCATCGCGCTCTATGAGGCGGGCCGCACCGGGGTGGACCATCTCGTCTTCGAGAGCGTGGTCGGCCCGCTCGACTGCCGCGTGAGCGGGGCGACGGTGACCGTCGATATGGGCGTGCCGCGCTTCGGCTGGCACGATATTCCGCTCGCCGGCCCGGTGGACGACACCCGCGCCATCGAGCTTCAGGCCGGCCCGCCTGAAGCACCCGTGCTGCGCGGCCCTTCCGTCGCCAATGTCGGCAACCCGCACGCGATCTTCTGGGTCGAGGACATCGACGCCATCGACCTCAGCCATTACGGGCCGGAGCTGGAACATCACCCGATCTTCCCCGAGCGCGCCAACATCTCGGTGGCGCAGCTTGTCGGACCCGATCACATCCGCCTCAAGGTCTGGGAGCGCGGCGTCGGCCTCACCCGCGCCTGCGGCACCGCCGCCTGCGCCACCGCGGTCGCCGCCGCCCGCAGCGGCATTACCGGCCGGCGCGTCACCATCACGCTCCCCGGTGGCGATCTCGTCATCGACTGGCGCGCCGACGACCATATGCTGATGACCGGCCCGGCCGAATTCGAGTTCGAGGGCCGTCTCACCGCCGCCATGCTGGGCGCGACCGCCGGGTGA
- the mtaB gene encoding tRNA (N(6)-L-threonylcarbamoyladenosine(37)-C(2))-methylthiotransferase MtaB — translation MTLDVVSFGCRLNALDAATVKALARDAGVERAVVVNTCAVTSEAVSQARQTIRRLKREDPARRILVTGCAAQTSPADFTAMAEVDRVLGNEEKLSPAAWEATRAALDFGLSESPKALVGDIMSVREMAPHLLDGAGESVEGHSRAFVQVQTGCDHRCTFCIIPYGRGNSRSVPMGAVVERVRGLVQQGFGEVVLTGVDLTSYGADLPGAPRLGALVRALLRHIPDLPRLRLSSIDSIEADGDLIRAFAEEERLMPHLHLSLQAGDDLILKRMKRRHLRADAIRFCGEMRRLRPDMVFGADLIAGFPTETETQFRASLDLVDECGLTHLHVFPYSPRPGTPAARMPQVAGPLIRERAGRLRAKGADALRRHLAGEIGTLRDVLAERGGIARTPGFTPVRLARPLAPGARALVRIAGHDGTRLLAA, via the coding sequence ATGACGCTGGACGTCGTCTCCTTCGGCTGCCGCCTCAACGCGCTGGATGCCGCCACGGTGAAGGCCCTCGCCCGCGACGCGGGGGTCGAGCGCGCCGTGGTGGTGAACACCTGCGCTGTCACCAGCGAAGCGGTGAGCCAGGCGCGCCAGACCATCCGCCGCCTGAAGCGCGAAGATCCGGCCCGCCGCATCCTCGTCACCGGCTGCGCGGCGCAGACCAGCCCGGCCGACTTCACCGCCATGGCGGAAGTCGACCGCGTGCTCGGCAATGAGGAAAAGCTGTCGCCAGCCGCCTGGGAGGCTACCCGCGCGGCGCTGGATTTCGGACTCAGCGAAAGCCCCAAGGCGCTGGTCGGCGACATTATGAGCGTGCGCGAAATGGCGCCGCACCTTCTCGACGGCGCGGGCGAGAGCGTCGAGGGCCATAGCCGCGCCTTCGTGCAGGTGCAGACCGGCTGCGACCACCGCTGCACCTTCTGCATCATCCCCTATGGACGGGGAAACTCCCGCTCCGTGCCGATGGGCGCGGTGGTGGAGCGTGTGCGGGGGCTGGTGCAACAGGGTTTCGGCGAAGTCGTGCTGACCGGCGTCGATCTCACCTCCTATGGCGCGGACCTGCCCGGCGCGCCGCGCCTCGGGGCTCTGGTGCGCGCGCTGCTCCGCCACATACCGGACCTGCCCCGGCTGCGGCTTTCCTCCATCGATTCCATTGAGGCCGATGGCGACCTCATCCGCGCCTTTGCTGAGGAAGAGCGGCTGATGCCGCATCTGCACCTCTCGCTTCAGGCCGGCGACGACCTCATCCTCAAGCGCATGAAGCGCCGGCATTTGCGGGCAGACGCCATCCGCTTCTGCGGCGAGATGCGCCGGCTGCGGCCGGACATGGTATTCGGCGCCGATCTCATCGCCGGCTTCCCGACCGAGACCGAAACGCAGTTCCGTGCCTCGCTCGATCTCGTCGACGAATGCGGGCTGACGCATCTGCACGTCTTCCCCTACTCGCCCCGTCCGGGCACGCCGGCCGCGCGCATGCCGCAAGTGGCCGGCCCGCTGATACGCGAGCGCGCCGGCCGGCTGCGCGCCAAGGGCGCGGATGCGCTGCGCCGTCACCTCGCCGGCGAGATCGGTACGCTGCGCGACGTGCTCGCCGAGCGCGGCGGCATCGCCCGCACCCCCGGCTTCACCCCCGTGCGGCTCGCCCGCCCCCTCGCTCCCGGCGCGCGCGCCCTCGTGCGCATCGCCGGCCATGACGGAACAAGGCTGCTCGCCGCATGA
- the ftsY gene encoding signal recognition particle-docking protein FtsY, translating to MNDTPDDTTGSRPGFWKRLTQGLTRTASSLSTGITDLFTKRKLDATTLEDLEDILIRADLGVETSARIAEAVGKGRYEKGIDPEEVRALVAAEIEAVLTPIATPLSFETASKPFVLLMVGVNGSGKTTTIGKLASTLRAQGKKVVLAAGDTFRAAAIEQLKVWADRTGATIVSREPGADAAGVAFDGLAKARADGADVLIIDTAGRLQNRAELMAELEKVVRVIKKQEPGAPHAVVLTLDATVGQNALSQVEAFTRVAGVTGLVMTKLDGTARGGILVAIAAKHRLPVHLIGVGEGIDDLQPFAARDFARAIVGLDS from the coding sequence ATGAACGACACCCCTGACGACACGACGGGCTCCAGGCCCGGCTTCTGGAAGCGGCTGACGCAGGGGCTCACCCGCACCGCGTCCAGCCTCTCCACGGGGATCACCGACCTCTTCACCAAGCGCAAGCTCGACGCGACGACGCTGGAGGATCTCGAAGACATCCTCATCCGCGCCGATCTGGGCGTGGAGACCAGCGCCCGCATCGCCGAGGCGGTCGGCAAGGGCCGCTATGAGAAGGGGATTGACCCGGAAGAGGTGCGCGCCCTCGTCGCCGCCGAGATCGAGGCGGTGCTGACGCCCATCGCCACGCCGCTGAGCTTCGAGACGGCCAGCAAGCCCTTCGTGCTGCTGATGGTCGGCGTCAACGGCTCGGGCAAGACCACCACCATCGGCAAGCTCGCCTCGACGCTGCGCGCGCAGGGCAAGAAGGTCGTGCTGGCGGCGGGCGACACCTTCCGCGCCGCCGCCATCGAGCAGCTCAAGGTCTGGGCCGACCGCACCGGCGCCACCATCGTGTCGCGCGAGCCGGGCGCGGATGCCGCCGGCGTCGCCTTTGACGGCCTTGCCAAGGCCCGTGCGGACGGGGCCGACGTGCTCATCATCGACACCGCCGGGCGGCTGCAGAACCGCGCCGAGCTGATGGCGGAGCTGGAAAAGGTGGTGCGCGTCATCAAGAAGCAGGAGCCGGGCGCACCCCATGCGGTGGTGCTGACGCTCGACGCCACGGTCGGCCAGAACGCGCTGTCGCAGGTCGAGGCGTTCACCCGCGTCGCCGGCGTCACCGGCCTCGTCATGACCAAGCTCGACGGCACGGCGCGCGGCGGCATTCTGGTGGCGATCGCCGCCAAGCACCGCCTGCCGGTGCATCTGATCGGCGTCGGCGAGGGCATTGACGACCTCCAGCCCTTCGCCGCGCGCGACTTCGCCCGCGCCATTGTCGGGCTCGACAGCTAG
- the rpe gene encoding ribulose-phosphate 3-epimerase gives MPVIAPSMLASDFARFGEEVRDVVSAGADWIHLDVMDGHFVPNLTFGPDIIKAIRPYTDKVFDVHLMIEPVEPYIEAFAKAGADVITVQAEATRHLDRCLQLIRSLGKKAGVALNPATPESTVAYVLDKCDLICAMTVNPGFGGQSFIPDVLPKVARLRAMIGERPIHLEIDGGVNPQTGAQCVAVGANVLVAGSAVFKGGVEGYRANIQAIRSACAHVRAAA, from the coding sequence ATGCCCGTCATCGCCCCCTCCATGCTGGCCTCGGACTTCGCCCGCTTCGGCGAGGAGGTGCGCGATGTGGTGAGCGCGGGTGCCGACTGGATCCATCTCGACGTGATGGACGGGCACTTCGTGCCGAACCTCACCTTCGGGCCGGACATCATCAAGGCGATCCGCCCCTACACCGACAAGGTGTTCGACGTGCATCTGATGATCGAGCCGGTGGAGCCCTATATCGAGGCCTTCGCCAAGGCGGGCGCCGATGTCATCACCGTGCAGGCGGAGGCCACCCGCCATCTCGACCGCTGCCTCCAGCTCATCCGCTCGCTCGGCAAGAAGGCGGGCGTGGCGCTGAACCCGGCGACGCCCGAGAGCACGGTCGCCTATGTGCTCGACAAATGCGACCTGATCTGCGCCATGACGGTCAATCCCGGCTTTGGCGGGCAGAGCTTCATCCCCGACGTGCTGCCCAAGGTGGCGCGGCTGCGCGCCATGATCGGCGAGCGGCCCATTCACCTCGAGATCGACGGCGGGGTGAACCCGCAGACCGGCGCGCAATGCGTGGCGGTGGGCGCCAATGTATTGGTTGCCGGTTCCGCCGTGTTCAAGGGCGGCGTGGAAGGCTACCGCGCCAATATCCAGGCGATCCGCAGCGCCTGCGCGCACGTGCGCGCAGCGGCGTAA
- the cbbX gene encoding CbbX protein, with protein MDAMTDEPLAAAPPLAPPEAIDLRAEFVTSGLAEVLDELDTDLVGLGPVKGRLREIGALLLVDRARARFGLQAVSPTLHMSFTGNPGTGKTTVALRMAQILHRLGYVRKGHLVTVTRDDLVGQYIGHTAPKTKEILKKAMGGVLFIDEAYYLYRPENERDYGQEAIEILLQVMENQRDDLVVILAGYADRMERFFTANPGFRSRVAHHIDFPDYSGGELEAIGGRILGQMNYRLSPAAQEAFHRYVALRMVQPHFANGRSVRNALDRARLRQANRLFAGDKPVTADDLSTIEAEDILASRVFSGGIDSYPPLPAR; from the coding sequence ATGGATGCCATGACCGACGAACCTCTTGCCGCCGCGCCCCCGCTCGCGCCGCCCGAGGCCATTGATCTGCGCGCCGAATTCGTCACCAGCGGCCTCGCCGAGGTGCTGGACGAGCTCGACACCGATCTTGTCGGCCTTGGCCCGGTGAAGGGCCGCCTGCGTGAGATCGGCGCGCTGCTGCTGGTCGACCGCGCCCGCGCCCGCTTCGGGCTTCAGGCGGTGAGCCCGACCCTGCATATGAGCTTCACCGGCAACCCCGGCACCGGCAAGACCACGGTGGCGCTGCGCATGGCGCAGATCCTCCACCGGCTCGGCTATGTCCGCAAAGGCCATCTCGTCACCGTCACCCGCGACGATCTGGTCGGCCAGTACATCGGCCACACCGCGCCGAAGACCAAGGAAATCCTCAAAAAGGCGATGGGCGGCGTGCTGTTCATCGACGAGGCCTATTATCTCTACCGGCCGGAGAACGAGCGCGATTACGGGCAGGAGGCCATCGAGATCCTGCTGCAGGTGATGGAGAACCAGCGCGACGATCTCGTCGTCATCCTCGCCGGCTATGCCGACCGGATGGAGCGCTTCTTCACCGCCAATCCCGGCTTCCGCTCGCGCGTTGCCCATCACATCGACTTCCCTGACTATTCCGGCGGCGAGCTGGAAGCGATTGGCGGACGCATTCTCGGCCAGATGAATTACCGCCTGAGCCCAGCGGCGCAGGAGGCGTTCCACCGCTATGTCGCGCTGCGCATGGTGCAGCCGCATTTCGCCAATGGTCGCTCGGTGCGCAACGCGCTCGACCGCGCCCGCCTGCGCCAGGCCAACCGGCTCTTCGCCGGGGACAAGCCGGTGACGGCTGATGACCTCAGCACCATCGAGGCCGAGGACATTCTGGCGAGCCGGGTGTTCTCCGGCGGCATCGACAGCTACCCGCCGCTGCCGGCGCGGTGA
- a CDS encoding ribulose bisphosphate carboxylase small subunit has translation MRLTQGAFSFLPDLTDAQIASQVQYCIDKGWAVNIEFTDDPHPRNTYWEMWGMPMFDVKDAAGVLFELNECRKAYAGRHYIRISAFDATHTWESLRLSFITDRPADEPGFTLERQEIDGRSVRYTTRAYAANRPEGARY, from the coding sequence ATGCGCCTGACCCAGGGAGCCTTCTCCTTCCTGCCCGACCTCACCGATGCGCAGATCGCCAGCCAGGTGCAGTACTGCATCGACAAGGGCTGGGCGGTGAACATCGAGTTCACCGACGATCCGCACCCCCGCAACACCTATTGGGAGATGTGGGGCATGCCGATGTTCGACGTGAAGGACGCCGCCGGCGTACTGTTCGAGCTGAACGAGTGCCGCAAGGCCTATGCGGGCCGGCACTACATCCGCATCAGCGCCTTCGACGCGACCCATACGTGGGAATCGCTGCGCCTGTCCTTCATCACCGACCGCCCCGCGGACGAGCCCGGCTTCACGCTGGAGCGTCAGGAAATCGACGGGCGCTCGGTGCGCTACACCACGCGCGCCTATGCGGCGAACCGCCCGGAGGGCGCGCGCTACTGA
- a CDS encoding form I ribulose bisphosphate carboxylase large subunit: MNAIDKTTTGEKTRDRYSAGVMEYRKMGYWQPDYEPKDTDVIALFRVTPQDGVDPIEASAAVAGESSTATWTVVWTDRLTACDKYRAKCYRVDPVPNTPGSWFAYIAYDLDLFEPGSIANLSASIIGNVFGFKPLKALRLEDMRMPVAYIKTFDGPATGIVVERERLDKFGRPLLGATVKPKLGLSGRNYGRVVYEALKGGLDFTKDDENINSQPFMHWRDRFLYCMEAVNKAQAQTGEIKGTYLNVTAATMEDMYERAEFAKNLGSSIIMIDLIIGYTAIQSMAKWARRNDMILHLHRAGHSTYTRQKSHGVSFRVITKWMRLAGVDHIHAGTVVGKLEGDPHTTKGYYDLCREDFVPQNLAHGIFFDQPWASTRKLMPVASGGIHAGQMHQLIDLLGEDVVLQFGGGTIGHPMGIQAGATANRVALEAMIFARNEGRDIVHEGPEILKAAARHCLPLKQALETWKDVTFNYSSTDTPDFVPQATAAE; encoded by the coding sequence ATGAACGCCATCGACAAGACCACCACCGGCGAGAAGACGCGCGACCGCTACAGCGCGGGCGTCATGGAATATCGCAAGATGGGCTACTGGCAGCCCGATTACGAGCCGAAGGACACGGACGTCATCGCCCTGTTCCGCGTCACCCCGCAGGATGGCGTGGACCCGATCGAGGCCTCCGCCGCCGTGGCGGGCGAAAGCTCGACGGCCACCTGGACGGTCGTGTGGACCGACCGGCTGACCGCCTGCGACAAGTACCGGGCGAAGTGCTACCGCGTCGATCCGGTGCCGAACACGCCCGGCTCCTGGTTCGCCTATATCGCCTATGACCTCGACCTGTTCGAGCCGGGCTCCATCGCCAACCTGTCGGCCTCGATCATCGGCAATGTGTTCGGCTTCAAGCCGCTCAAGGCGCTGCGCCTTGAGGACATGCGGATGCCGGTCGCCTACATCAAGACCTTCGACGGCCCGGCCACCGGCATCGTGGTGGAGCGCGAGCGGCTCGACAAGTTCGGCCGCCCGCTGCTGGGCGCGACCGTGAAGCCCAAGCTCGGCCTGTCCGGCCGCAATTATGGTCGCGTGGTCTATGAGGCGCTGAAGGGCGGTCTCGACTTCACCAAGGACGACGAGAATATCAACTCGCAGCCCTTCATGCATTGGCGCGACCGCTTCCTCTACTGCATGGAGGCGGTGAACAAGGCGCAGGCGCAGACCGGCGAGATCAAGGGCACCTATCTCAACGTGACCGCCGCGACCATGGAAGACATGTATGAGCGCGCCGAGTTCGCCAAGAACCTCGGTTCCTCGATCATCATGATCGACCTGATCATCGGCTACACGGCGATCCAGTCCATGGCCAAGTGGGCGCGCCGCAACGACATGATCCTGCATCTGCACCGCGCCGGTCACTCGACCTACACGCGGCAGAAGTCGCATGGCGTGTCGTTCCGCGTCATCACCAAGTGGATGCGCCTCGCCGGCGTCGACCACATCCATGCCGGCACGGTGGTGGGCAAGCTGGAGGGCGACCCCCACACCACCAAGGGCTATTACGACCTGTGCCGCGAGGATTTCGTGCCGCAGAACCTCGCCCACGGCATCTTCTTCGACCAGCCCTGGGCCTCGACCCGCAAGCTGATGCCGGTCGCCTCGGGCGGCATCCATGCCGGCCAGATGCACCAGCTCATCGACCTGCTCGGCGAGGATGTCGTCCTGCAGTTCGGCGGCGGCACGATCGGCCACCCCATGGGCATCCAGGCCGGCGCGACCGCCAACCGCGTGGCGCTGGAAGCGATGATCTTCGCCCGCAATGAGGGCCGCGACATCGTTCATGAAGGGCCGGAAATCCTGAAGGCGGCCGCCCGGCATTGCCTGCCGCTCAAGCAGGCGCTGGAGACGTGGAAGGACGTGACCTTCAACTACTCCTCCACCGACACGCCCGACTTCGTGCCGCAGGCCACCGCGGCGGAGTGA
- the fba gene encoding class II fructose-bisphosphate aldolase (catalyzes the reversible aldol condensation of dihydroxyacetonephosphate and glyceraldehyde 3-phosphate in the Calvin cycle, glycolysis, and/or gluconeogenesis), producing MARITLRQLLDHAAEQGYGVPAFNINNMEQGLAIMEAAHAVDAPVIMQASRGARSYANDIMLAKMIEALAEMYPHIPLCMHQDHGNNEATCLSAIQHGFTSVMMDGSLKEDAKTPADYDYNVTITRRVVDAAHWVGASVEGELGVLGSLEHGAGEQEDGHGAEGALSHDQLLTDPDQAVDFVARTKVDALAIAMGTSHGAYKFSRKPDGDILAMTIIEEIHRRLPNVHLVMHGSSSVPQALQDLFNASGGEMPQTWGVPVEEIVRGIRHGVRKVNIDTDCRLAMTAQFRKVAQANKSEFDPRKFLKPAMDAMRDLCRERFEEFGTAGQASKIKVLPLAAMAKRYASGALDPVIGGARAAAE from the coding sequence ATGGCCCGCATCACCCTTCGCCAGCTCCTCGACCATGCGGCCGAGCAGGGCTACGGCGTCCCCGCCTTCAACATCAACAATATGGAGCAGGGCCTCGCCATCATGGAGGCCGCCCATGCGGTGGACGCGCCTGTCATCATGCAGGCAAGCCGCGGCGCGCGCTCCTACGCCAACGACATCATGCTCGCCAAGATGATCGAGGCGCTGGCGGAGATGTACCCGCACATCCCGCTCTGCATGCATCAGGACCACGGGAACAACGAGGCGACCTGCCTCTCGGCGATCCAGCACGGCTTCACCTCGGTGATGATGGACGGCTCGCTGAAGGAGGACGCCAAGACCCCCGCCGATTACGACTACAACGTCACCATCACCCGCCGCGTGGTCGATGCCGCGCATTGGGTGGGGGCGTCGGTGGAGGGCGAGCTCGGCGTGCTCGGCTCGCTCGAGCATGGCGCCGGCGAGCAGGAGGACGGGCACGGCGCGGAAGGCGCGCTGAGCCACGACCAGCTGCTCACCGACCCCGACCAGGCGGTGGATTTCGTCGCCCGTACCAAGGTCGACGCGCTCGCCATCGCCATGGGCACCTCGCACGGCGCCTATAAATTCTCGCGCAAGCCGGACGGCGACATCCTCGCCATGACCATCATCGAGGAGATCCATCGCCGGCTACCGAACGTGCATCTGGTGATGCACGGCTCCTCCTCGGTGCCGCAGGCGTTGCAGGATCTGTTCAACGCCTCGGGCGGCGAGATGCCCCAAACCTGGGGCGTGCCGGTGGAGGAGATCGTCCGCGGCATCCGTCACGGCGTGCGCAAGGTCAATATCGACACCGATTGCCGCCTCGCCATGACCGCGCAGTTCCGCAAGGTGGCGCAGGCGAACAAGTCGGAATTCGATCCGCGCAAATTCCTCAAGCCGGCCATGGACGCGATGCGCGACCTCTGCCGCGAACGCTTCGAAGAGTTCGGCACGGCCGGCCAGGCCTCCAAGATCAAGGTCCTGCCGCTCGCGGCCATGGCCAAGCGCTACGCCTCCGGCGCGCTCGATCCGGTGATCGGCGGCGCCCGCGCAGCGGCGGAATGA
- the tkt gene encoding transketolase codes for MLTSQTQTTPDALGETPLHEMANALRALSMDAVEKAKSGHPGMPMGMADVATALFSRFMTIDPSRPDWPDRDRFILSAGHGSMLLYAMHHLLGYADMPIEQIRSFRQLGAITAGHPEHGHTLGVETTTGPLGQGLTTAVGMALAERMMNARFGDELVDHYTYVIAGDGCLMEGISQEAIDLAGHLKLSKLIVLWDDNGISIDGRTTLSTSTDQLARFRAAGWDALAVDGHAPHAVIDAIAEARESERPVLIACRTTIGFGAPTKAGTEAVHGAPLGAAEIEGARARLGWNHPPFEVPETVRAAWASVAQRGRAAREAWEARLAASPQRRAFEVAIDGELPADFDEKLVAYKKELSDTAPSVASRKASEMVLGVVNAATDLTLGGSADLTHSNLTHTKGLVSVSPGNYAGRYLHYGIREHAMAAVMNGLALHRGFIPYGGTFMVFSDYARGAMRLSALMGQRVVYVLTHDSIGLGEDGPTHQPVEHLAMLRATPNLNVFRPADAVETLEAWQLALHAEGTPSVLALSRQNLPTFRTEHAQENLTGYGAYVAKKPKRRRDVTLLATGSEVEIAFKAAALLEARGVDAAIVSMPCWELFEKQSPDYRRAVLGTAPRVAIEAAARLGWDRWIGERGRFVGMTGFGASAPASALYEQFNITPEAVVDATCELLTCA; via the coding sequence ATGCTCACCAGCCAGACCCAGACCACGCCCGACGCGCTCGGCGAGACCCCGCTGCACGAGATGGCCAACGCCCTGCGCGCCCTCTCCATGGATGCGGTGGAGAAGGCCAAGTCCGGCCATCCCGGCATGCCCATGGGCATGGCCGATGTCGCGACCGCGCTGTTCAGCCGCTTCATGACCATCGACCCGAGCCGGCCCGACTGGCCCGACCGTGACCGCTTCATTCTCTCGGCCGGCCATGGCTCGATGCTGCTCTACGCCATGCATCACCTGCTCGGCTATGCGGACATGCCGATCGAGCAGATCCGCAGCTTCCGCCAGCTCGGCGCCATCACCGCCGGTCATCCCGAACATGGCCACACGCTGGGGGTGGAGACCACCACCGGCCCGCTCGGCCAGGGGCTCACCACGGCGGTCGGCATGGCGCTCGCCGAGCGCATGATGAATGCCCGCTTCGGCGACGAACTGGTCGATCACTACACCTATGTGATCGCCGGCGATGGCTGCCTGATGGAAGGCATCTCGCAGGAGGCGATCGACCTCGCCGGGCACCTGAAGCTGTCGAAGCTCATCGTGCTGTGGGACGATAACGGCATCTCCATCGACGGGCGCACCACGCTCTCGACCTCGACCGACCAGCTCGCCCGCTTCCGCGCCGCCGGCTGGGACGCGCTCGCGGTGGACGGCCACGCGCCCCATGCGGTGATCGACGCCATTGCCGAGGCGCGGGAGAGCGAGCGTCCCGTTCTGATCGCCTGCCGCACCACCATCGGCTTCGGCGCGCCGACCAAGGCGGGCACGGAAGCCGTGCATGGTGCCCCGCTCGGCGCCGCGGAGATCGAGGGCGCCCGCGCCCGGCTCGGCTGGAACCACCCGCCCTTCGAGGTGCCGGAGACCGTGCGCGCCGCCTGGGCAAGCGTCGCCCAGCGTGGCCGCGCTGCCCGCGAGGCCTGGGAAGCACGGCTTGCCGCCTCGCCCCAGCGCCGCGCCTTCGAGGTCGCCATCGACGGCGAACTGCCGGCCGATTTCGACGAGAAGCTGGTCGCCTACAAGAAGGAGCTGAGCGACACCGCCCCGAGCGTCGCCAGCCGCAAGGCCTCCGAAATGGTGCTGGGCGTGGTGAATGCCGCGACCGACCTCACCCTCGGCGGCTCGGCCGACCTCACCCACTCCAACCTGACCCATACCAAGGGTCTGGTCTCCGTGAGCCCCGGCAACTATGCCGGCCGCTATTTGCATTACGGCATCCGCGAGCACGCCATGGCCGCAGTGATGAACGGCCTCGCTCTGCATCGCGGCTTCATCCCCTATGGCGGCACCTTCATGGTGTTCTCCGACTATGCCCGCGGGGCGATGCGGCTCTCGGCGCTGATGGGCCAGCGTGTGGTCTATGTGCTGACCCACGACTCCATCGGCCTTGGCGAGGACGGGCCGACGCACCAGCCGGTCGAGCATCTCGCCATGCTCAGGGCGACGCCGAACCTCAACGTGTTCCGCCCCGCCGACGCGGTCGAGACGCTGGAAGCCTGGCAGCTCGCTTTGCATGCGGAGGGCACGCCCTCGGTGCTCGCTCTGTCCCGCCAGAACCTGCCGACCTTCCGCACCGAGCACGCGCAAGAGAACCTCACCGGTTACGGCGCCTATGTGGCGAAGAAGCCGAAGCGCCGGCGCGACGTGACGCTGCTCGCCACCGGCTCGGAGGTCGAGATCGCCTTCAAGGCGGCGGCGCTGCTGGAAGCGCGCGGGGTCGATGCTGCCATCGTCTCCATGCCCTGCTGGGAGCTGTTCGAGAAGCAGAGCCCGGACTATCGCCGCGCCGTGCTCGGCACCGCCCCGCGCGTGGCTATCGAGGCCGCCGCCCGGCTCGGCTGGGACCGCTGGATCGGCGAGCGTGGCCGCTTCGTCGGGATGACCGGCTTCGGCGCCTCCGCGCCGGCGTCCGCCCTTTACGAGCAGTTCAACATCACACCGGAAGCCGTGGTCGATGCGACCTGCGAGCTTCTGACCTGCGCCTGA
- a CDS encoding phosphoribulokinase: MSIHHPIISVTGSSGAGTTSVRRIFEQIFRRENVTAAYIEGDAFHRYDRFEMRRVMAEEAGRGNHHYSHFGPDSNLFEELEETFRSYSKTGTGKSRHYIHDDKEAEEYGSAPGTFTEWEAIPKPTDLLFYEGLHGAVVSGNIDVARYADLKIGVVPVINLEWIQKIHRDRSHRGYSTEAVTDTILRRMPDYVNYICPQFAHTDINFQRVPTVDTSNPFIARWIPTADESIVVIRFRSPRGIDFPYLLSMIQGSWMSRANSIVIPGGKLDIAMQLILTPMILNLVEKKRRAA; encoded by the coding sequence ATGTCGATCCATCACCCGATCATCTCCGTCACCGGCTCCTCGGGCGCGGGCACAACCTCGGTCCGCCGCATCTTCGAGCAGATCTTCCGGCGCGAGAACGTCACCGCCGCCTATATCGAGGGCGACGCCTTCCACCGCTATGACCGCTTCGAGATGCGGCGCGTCATGGCCGAGGAGGCCGGGCGGGGCAACCACCATTACAGCCATTTCGGCCCCGATTCGAACCTGTTCGAGGAGCTGGAGGAGACCTTCCGCTCCTATTCCAAGACCGGCACCGGCAAGTCCCGCCACTATATTCACGACGACAAGGAAGCCGAGGAATATGGCAGCGCGCCCGGCACCTTCACCGAATGGGAGGCGATCCCGAAGCCGACGGACCTCTTGTTCTATGAGGGCCTGCACGGCGCGGTGGTGAGCGGCAATATCGACGTCGCCCGCTATGCCGACCTGAAGATCGGCGTCGTGCCGGTGATCAATCTCGAATGGATCCAGAAGATCCACCGCGACCGCTCGCACCGGGGCTATTCGACCGAGGCGGTGACGGACACGATCCTGCGCCGCATGCCGGATTACGTGAACTACATCTGCCCGCAATTCGCCCACACCGACATCAACTTCCAGCGCGTGCCGACGGTGGACACCTCCAACCCGTTCATCGCGCGGTGGATCCCGACGGCGGACGAATCCATCGTCGTCATCCGCTTCAGGAGCCCGCGCGGCATCGACTTCCCGTACCTGCTCTCGATGATCCAGGGCTCGTGGATGAGCCGGGCGAATTCCATCGTGATCCCCGGCGGCAAGCTCGACATCGCGATGCAGCTCATCCTCACCCCGATGATCCTCAACCTCGTCGAGAAGAAGCGGCGCGCCGCCTGA